ATAATAAACGATAACTTCTTGAAAAAAATCGATTTTTTTCCTTATGGGGGTGTAAAAAGATGTCGACAAAAATAACAAAAGAAATCATCTGCCCTCCCTGCGGAAAATCTGATTCTATTGGAATGTTTCAGAGTATCCGCTCGGACGACGAAGAACTGCGCAAAAAGATTATGGACGAAACGCTTTTCGACTGGAACTGCACTCACTGCGGATTTTCGGCGGAATTTGTGTATCCGTGCCTCTATCATGATATTTCACATTATTTAATGGTTTATCTGGTCCCCGAAAAAGAGGAAAAATCTTTAAAAGATGTAAAAGTCGCTTCTGAGTTTCCGCAGCTTTCCGAACTCAGTAAACGGACCGTTACGACTTTGCAGCAGATGAAGGAAAAAATTCTGATTTTTGAAAGCGGTCTCGATGACATCGCCATTGAAGTTGTCAAGGCAGGCATGAAAGCAGCTGCAGAGAAAAAATACCAAAAGCCGGTTGAAAAGGGATTATTCTGCTTTTCCGATCCAAAAGATCAGCGTATCGGCTTTCAATTTTTCCTCAAAGGACAAGAAGAGCCCCTAAAGCGTGCAGTAAGCATGAACACTTACAAAACCGCTCTTCATATCGTCAACTCTTGCTATGAATCAACCAAGGACGATTTTATTCAGGTGGACAACCATCTGGCAGAAAAGATCCTGAAACGTTACCAAAAT
This genomic window from Caproicibacterium sp. BJN0003 contains:
- a CDS encoding CpXC domain-containing protein, with product MSTKITKEIICPPCGKSDSIGMFQSIRSDDEELRKKIMDETLFDWNCTHCGFSAEFVYPCLYHDISHYLMVYLVPEKEEKSLKDVKVASEFPQLSELSKRTVTTLQQMKEKILIFESGLDDIAIEVVKAGMKAAAEKKYQKPVEKGLFCFSDPKDQRIGFQFFLKGQEEPLKRAVSMNTYKTALHIVNSCYESTKDDFIQVDNHLAEKILKRYQNEEASSSNQESTND